From Alcaligenes faecalis, the proteins below share one genomic window:
- a CDS encoding GNAT family N-acetyltransferase: MDLDFQWKRLDDLSTREMYTIIQAREAVFVVEQACAYQEVDGLDLDSWHLSVLKDGELAAYARVVEPGLKYEEPSIGRVLTLAKFRSLKIGYALVAEAIRFTETHYPGAGIRIGAQAHLQKFYGSLGFEPVGEIYDEDGIAHIDMVKAAVIA, translated from the coding sequence ATGGACCTGGATTTTCAATGGAAACGGCTGGACGATCTGTCCACGCGGGAAATGTACACAATCATCCAGGCTCGCGAGGCCGTGTTTGTCGTGGAGCAGGCTTGCGCCTACCAGGAAGTTGACGGCCTGGATCTGGATTCCTGGCATTTGTCCGTGCTCAAAGACGGCGAACTGGCTGCCTATGCCCGCGTTGTGGAGCCTGGCTTGAAGTATGAGGAGCCTTCCATTGGCCGTGTCCTGACCCTAGCCAAGTTCCGCAGCCTGAAAATTGGCTATGCACTGGTGGCTGAAGCCATTCGCTTTACAGAAACCCACTATCCTGGCGCAGGCATACGCATTGGCGCACAAGCGCATTTACAGAAATTCTACGGTTCTTTAGGTTTTGAACCTGTGGGCGAGATCTACGACGAGGACGGCATTGCTCATATTGATATGGTCAAAGCGGCTGTCATCGCTTGA
- a CDS encoding LysR family transcriptional regulator: protein MTSQLNLNALRVFVQVAESGSFTAAAQALDLPTSNVSRYVAQLERQIGQRLLERSSRQLRLTSVGQGLFDTVQPWWGALKQAEQDLLDQRTRLSGRLRICIPSEVGPFLLAGILADFAAQHPELELHCQTNLEGPGVLAQDFDLALLMCRGALPDSSLVVQELCSFDCQVVAAPALIQQYGMPTSLEELEHLPCITTDTALDGQAWQFVLPDGRFQILNVPSRFRVNSGLLAGAGAVKGLGFAMLAQQGCEKEIKQGRLVSVPLPLPPAPLRLVLAYTHRRHLSNSARALIEYLKAQDDISALPGLSEQ, encoded by the coding sequence ATGACTTCCCAGCTGAATCTGAATGCCTTGCGGGTTTTTGTCCAAGTCGCTGAAAGCGGTAGTTTTACGGCCGCAGCCCAGGCACTGGATTTGCCAACCTCCAATGTCAGCCGCTATGTGGCGCAACTCGAGCGGCAGATTGGTCAGCGTTTACTGGAACGTAGTTCCCGGCAGTTGCGCTTGACCAGTGTGGGCCAAGGCCTGTTCGATACGGTTCAGCCCTGGTGGGGAGCATTAAAACAAGCCGAGCAGGATTTGCTGGATCAGCGTACCCGTTTGTCGGGACGCTTGCGGATTTGCATCCCCTCCGAGGTAGGGCCGTTTTTATTGGCGGGGATTTTGGCGGATTTTGCGGCGCAACATCCGGAGCTGGAGCTGCACTGTCAGACCAATCTGGAAGGTCCAGGGGTACTGGCGCAGGATTTTGATCTGGCTTTGCTGATGTGTCGGGGGGCTTTGCCGGACAGCAGCCTGGTGGTGCAGGAGTTGTGTTCTTTTGATTGTCAGGTCGTCGCCGCGCCTGCTTTGATCCAGCAATACGGTATGCCCACCAGCCTGGAAGAGTTGGAGCACTTGCCCTGCATTACGACTGATACGGCTTTGGATGGCCAGGCCTGGCAGTTTGTCTTACCCGATGGTCGCTTTCAAATTCTGAATGTTCCCAGCCGTTTTCGTGTGAATAGCGGCTTGCTGGCAGGAGCTGGTGCCGTCAAAGGGCTGGGTTTTGCAATGCTGGCGCAGCAAGGGTGTGAAAAAGAGATCAAACAAGGGCGCCTGGTTTCCGTTCCCCTGCCCTTGCCTCCTGCCCCTTTGCGTCTGGTACTGGCGTATACACATAGACGGCATTTGTCGAACTCGGCGCGTGCCTTGATTGAGTATCTTAAGGCGCAAGACGATATTTCCGCTTTGCCTGGCTTAAGTGAGCAGTAG
- a CDS encoding MFS transporter: protein MSDSEVFHPRLRARAVSFIQFVHALEFMALTPLFVWMAMDFTVPATYAGYAASAYMGAAALSGILAARWMHRATLKPLLLLALILLAVLTALGAVSSEFGLFILLRFGAGLLGGFLMSAALTLLLNGMNAEQRTDAIAIVVSAFALGSIIGMPATLFIAVELGWRIALMVLAGLCLFAAAIAYRYLPSSPPLAARASQLAMGKEAWRWLSLPAIAQAGSLLLIPVLIPILALRYGTQLQQMPAIFMLGGVAALVASRLSVTGIKKWGETLVSDLGTLILLLSLAMLALGWGTAYGFMILFMIGSYCRLVCASACSASYPTQAQRGRFMALQTTSNHIGSFIALAVPSLLLGTLDMSLSTLNVLLLLTALVALALPVLMRGAAAKPSRSDDQMQTTDH, encoded by the coding sequence ATGTCTGATTCTGAAGTGTTTCACCCCCGGCTTCGTGCCCGTGCCGTCTCTTTCATCCAGTTTGTTCATGCTCTGGAGTTCATGGCCTTAACGCCTTTGTTCGTCTGGATGGCGATGGACTTTACTGTTCCAGCTACTTATGCCGGTTATGCCGCCTCCGCTTATATGGGCGCCGCCGCTTTATCGGGTATCTTGGCCGCTCGCTGGATGCACCGAGCCACTCTCAAGCCTTTATTGCTGCTGGCGCTGATTCTTTTGGCTGTATTGACCGCTTTGGGAGCCGTCAGCTCAGAGTTTGGTCTGTTTATCTTGCTGCGTTTTGGGGCCGGTTTGTTAGGTGGTTTCTTGATGAGCGCCGCCCTGACCTTGCTGCTGAACGGCATGAATGCGGAGCAACGGACCGACGCGATTGCCATTGTGGTCAGCGCCTTTGCCTTGGGCAGCATTATCGGCATGCCCGCCACCTTGTTCATCGCGGTGGAGCTGGGTTGGCGTATCGCCTTGATGGTTCTGGCTGGGCTTTGCCTGTTTGCCGCTGCCATTGCCTATCGCTATCTGCCTTCCAGCCCGCCCCTTGCTGCTCGAGCATCACAGCTGGCTATGGGTAAAGAAGCCTGGCGCTGGCTAAGCCTGCCGGCTATCGCACAGGCAGGCTCACTGTTGCTGATCCCGGTCCTGATCCCCATTCTGGCACTACGTTACGGCACTCAATTGCAGCAGATGCCAGCGATATTCATGTTGGGTGGGGTCGCTGCCTTGGTGGCCTCACGCCTGTCTGTCACGGGCATCAAGAAATGGGGGGAGACCTTGGTATCTGATCTGGGCACGCTGATCTTGCTCTTGTCCTTGGCCATGCTGGCCCTGGGGTGGGGGACCGCCTACGGATTCATGATCCTGTTCATGATTGGCAGTTACTGCCGCCTGGTGTGCGCCAGCGCCTGCAGCGCCAGCTATCCCACTCAAGCTCAGCGGGGCCGTTTCATGGCTTTGCAGACCACGAGCAACCATATTGGCAGCTTTATTGCCTTGGCGGTTCCCTCCCTGCTTCTCGGTACGCTGGACATGTCCCTATCAACGCTGAATGTCTTGCTGCTACTGACCGCCCTGGTCGCGCTTGCCTTGCCCGTTTTAATGCGAGGGGCCGCCGCCAAGCCCTCCAGGAGTGACGATCAAATGCAAACAACTGATCACTAA
- a CDS encoding MauE/DoxX family redox-associated membrane protein produces MATHTAKRAELYRMVTAEHICPFGLKARALLKRKGYELEDHWLRNREEIDAFKAEHHVSTTPQTFIDGKRIGGYDELVEYFGGTVKDKDAVSYTPVIALFVMAALMALAVSWAAFEQIVLLQTVEWFIAIAMCLLAVQKLKDVDGFATMFLNYDLLAQRWVRYAYLYPFGEALAGVLMLAGAMMWLSVPIALFIGGIGAWSVFKAVYIDKRELKCACVGGDSKVPLGFVSLTENLMMVAMAVWMMIKPSLLSA; encoded by the coding sequence ATGGCTACACACACCGCCAAACGCGCCGAGCTTTACCGCATGGTGACTGCAGAACATATCTGCCCCTTCGGACTGAAGGCTCGCGCACTGCTCAAACGCAAAGGCTACGAGCTGGAGGACCACTGGCTAAGGAATCGCGAAGAGATTGATGCATTCAAGGCTGAGCACCATGTCAGCACTACCCCCCAAACCTTTATCGATGGGAAGCGCATAGGGGGCTATGACGAACTGGTCGAATATTTCGGCGGGACAGTCAAGGACAAGGATGCCGTCAGCTACACACCCGTCATCGCCTTGTTTGTGATGGCTGCCTTGATGGCATTGGCCGTTTCATGGGCGGCCTTCGAGCAAATCGTGCTGCTGCAGACGGTGGAGTGGTTTATTGCGATTGCCATGTGTTTGCTGGCCGTTCAGAAACTCAAGGATGTAGACGGCTTTGCCACCATGTTTCTGAACTACGATCTGTTGGCCCAGCGATGGGTGCGTTATGCCTATCTGTATCCCTTTGGCGAAGCCTTGGCCGGTGTATTGATGCTGGCCGGCGCCATGATGTGGCTGTCTGTGCCCATTGCTTTATTTATTGGTGGCATAGGTGCCTGGTCAGTGTTCAAGGCGGTCTATATCGACAAGCGCGAATTGAAATGCGCTTGCGTGGGTGGCGACAGCAAGGTGCCCCTGGGCTTTGTATCGCTCACAGAAAACCTGATGATGGTTGCGATGGCTGTCTGGATGATGATCAAGCCATCCTTGCTAAGCGCTTAG
- a CDS encoding ABC transporter ATP-binding protein: protein MNDFLDLQAITLSYETSEGFRPVVDQLSLHLPQGEIGCLLGASGCGKTTVLRAIAGFEPLRSGHILLNGRVLSAVAQQVPPEDRHVGMMFQDYALFPHLTVEKNVAFGLRKWDKAQRQARVLEMLELVDLPRLAQRYPHELSGGQQQRVALARALAPKPSLLLLDEPFSNLDVDTRERLAFEVRDILQSAGITAILVTHNQAEAFAIADRIGVMQAGKIIQWDTPYSLHHRPVNDFVADFIRREAIMAQRAQAFLRGEPAEL, encoded by the coding sequence ATGAACGATTTTCTGGATTTGCAGGCGATTACCCTGTCCTATGAGACGTCCGAAGGCTTTCGGCCAGTTGTTGACCAGCTCAGCCTGCATCTGCCCCAAGGGGAAATTGGCTGTCTGCTAGGCGCATCGGGCTGTGGCAAGACCACGGTTTTGCGAGCGATTGCCGGTTTCGAGCCCTTGCGTAGCGGGCATATTCTGTTGAATGGCCGTGTCTTGTCAGCTGTTGCTCAGCAAGTGCCGCCGGAGGATCGTCATGTGGGCATGATGTTCCAGGATTACGCCCTCTTCCCTCACCTGACGGTAGAAAAAAACGTGGCCTTTGGTCTGCGTAAATGGGATAAAGCCCAGCGTCAGGCCCGAGTTCTGGAAATGCTGGAACTGGTGGATTTGCCGCGTCTGGCGCAGCGTTATCCGCATGAGTTGTCGGGCGGTCAGCAACAGCGTGTGGCCCTGGCACGGGCCTTGGCTCCCAAACCTTCCCTGCTGTTATTGGACGAGCCCTTTTCCAATCTGGATGTGGATACCCGCGAACGTCTGGCCTTCGAGGTGCGCGATATCCTGCAAAGCGCAGGCATTACCGCGATTCTGGTCACGCATAATCAGGCTGAAGCCTTTGCCATTGCCGATCGCATTGGCGTGATGCAGGCTGGCAAGATCATTCAGTGGGACACACCCTACAGCTTGCACCACCGCCCGGTGAATGATTTTGTGGCGGACTTTATCCGTCGCGAAGCCATCATGGCGCAGCGGGCCCAAGCCTTTTTGCGAGGCGAGCCCGCTGAACTGTAA
- a CDS encoding ABC transporter permease, translating into MPFFRRLPLWSLAAAVIALIVAAPVFTLLTHALGGSTEHWSHLFQFVLPQAMSNTLLLLLGVGVVVSCLGVGSAWLITAYEFPGRRVLQWALLLPLAVPTYIVAFAYLDLLHPIGPIQSAIRYVLGYSSPREFRLPDLRSLGGAIFLLGSVLYPYVYLSTRAMFATQSASLLEAARIMGESGRSVFFRVVLPMARPAIAVGVSLALLETLNDIGASEFLGVQTLTVSIYTTWVTRSDLAGAAQIAVSMLCLVAALISIERYGRRRQAYSSNQRSEPIRPTQLKGSAACIAIALGVAPVLVGFVAPSLYLLNETVKHVSLAGGVSAQLLSSAWNTLYIAALATIVTLSCGLIVAWAARTVRSGRKPRLARFLAGVSSLGYAIPGTVLAIGLLTPLVMFDSFYNHLMSWLGISATGLLLMGSTLALVLAYTLRFLAISIGGIEAGLARIPASLEQASRLLGETPAGTLKRVHLPLLRPAMGAAALLIFVDAMKELPATLLLRPMNFETLATWLYAEAARGTYEEGAVAALAIVLAGLIPVILLARTQLMASGPRAS; encoded by the coding sequence ATGCCCTTTTTTCGTCGTCTGCCCCTTTGGTCCTTGGCTGCTGCTGTGATTGCCCTGATCGTGGCTGCGCCTGTTTTTACCTTGCTGACTCACGCCTTGGGCGGCTCGACCGAGCACTGGTCACATCTGTTCCAGTTTGTTCTGCCCCAAGCCATGAGCAATACCTTGCTGCTGCTCCTGGGGGTAGGCGTGGTCGTGAGCTGTTTGGGAGTCGGTTCAGCCTGGCTGATTACCGCCTACGAGTTTCCCGGACGACGAGTCTTGCAATGGGCTTTGTTGCTGCCCCTGGCGGTGCCGACATATATCGTGGCCTTTGCCTATCTGGACTTGCTGCATCCGATCGGTCCGATTCAGTCTGCCATCCGCTATGTATTGGGCTATAGCAGCCCGCGTGAGTTTCGTTTGCCGGATCTGCGCTCTTTGGGCGGGGCGATTTTCTTGTTGGGCTCGGTGCTCTACCCCTACGTTTATCTGAGTACGCGCGCCATGTTTGCCACGCAATCGGCCAGCCTGCTGGAGGCGGCCCGCATTATGGGTGAATCGGGTCGCAGCGTGTTTTTCCGTGTTGTGTTGCCCATGGCTCGCCCTGCAATTGCGGTCGGTGTCAGCTTGGCCTTGCTGGAAACCCTGAACGATATTGGTGCCTCCGAGTTCCTGGGCGTGCAGACCCTGACGGTGTCCATCTACACCACGTGGGTGACCCGCTCGGATTTGGCAGGTGCGGCGCAAATTGCCGTTTCCATGCTCTGTCTGGTGGCGGCGCTGATCAGCATCGAGCGCTATGGTCGCCGTCGCCAAGCCTATTCCAGTAATCAACGCTCTGAACCTATTCGGCCTACGCAACTGAAAGGCTCGGCCGCCTGTATTGCCATTGCTTTGGGCGTGGCGCCTGTGCTGGTGGGCTTTGTCGCCCCGTCTCTGTATTTGTTGAACGAGACGGTCAAGCATGTGAGCCTGGCAGGCGGTGTATCGGCACAATTGCTGAGCAGTGCCTGGAACACCCTATATATCGCTGCTCTGGCAACTATTGTGACGCTTTCTTGTGGTTTGATCGTGGCCTGGGCTGCTCGTACGGTACGTTCGGGGCGCAAGCCGCGTCTGGCCCGCTTTCTGGCTGGTGTCAGCAGTCTGGGTTATGCGATTCCGGGAACGGTGCTGGCGATTGGCCTGTTGACGCCCTTGGTCATGTTTGACTCCTTTTACAATCACCTCATGTCCTGGTTGGGTATCTCGGCGACGGGCCTGTTGTTGATGGGGTCCACACTGGCCCTGGTCCTGGCCTATACCCTGCGTTTTCTGGCGATCTCGATCGGCGGTATTGAAGCTGGTCTGGCTCGTATTCCTGCTTCTTTGGAGCAGGCTTCCCGTTTATTGGGTGAAACCCCGGCAGGTACGCTCAAACGCGTGCACTTGCCTTTGCTGCGTCCCGCCATGGGCGCGGCTGCCCTGCTTATTTTTGTGGATGCCATGAAAGAGCTGCCCGCGACCTTGCTGTTGCGTCCGATGAACTTCGAGACCCTGGCAACCTGGCTGTATGCCGAAGCGGCTCGTGGGACGTATGAGGAAGGCGCAGTTGCTGCCCTGGCCATTGTGCTGGCCGGCCTGATCCCCGTTATTTTATTGGCACGTACTCAATTGATGGCCTCTGGCCCACGCGCATCATGA
- a CDS encoding Fe(3+) ABC transporter substrate-binding protein yields the protein MRFTLRSRALTQALLLSAMGTMSMAAFASGEVNLYTTREPGLITPLLETFSKDTGVKVNTVFVKDGLIERVKTEGDKSPADILMTVDIGNLLDLVEAGITQPIESATLDGAIPANLRGADKQWYSLSLRDRVAYVAKDVDVKSIHYEDFADPKWKGKVCIRSGQHPYNTALVAAMIAHNGTEATEKWLRGVKDNLGRKAAGGDRDVARDILGGICDVGIANAYYVGRMKNAEPGSDAYKWGEAINVVRPTFADTKGGGTHVNISGAAVAKHSPNKDNAVKLLEYLVSEKAQSLYAKANYEYPVRAGVELDPVVASFGPMTIDPLPLTEIAKHRKQASELVDKVGFDN from the coding sequence ATGCGCTTTACTCTTCGTAGCCGTGCCCTGACCCAAGCTTTGCTTCTGTCCGCTATGGGCACTATGTCGATGGCGGCTTTTGCCTCCGGCGAAGTCAACCTCTACACCACACGCGAACCTGGCTTGATCACTCCCCTGCTGGAAACCTTCAGCAAGGACACAGGCGTGAAGGTCAATACCGTGTTTGTGAAAGACGGCCTGATCGAGCGTGTGAAAACAGAGGGCGACAAGTCGCCTGCCGACATTCTGATGACGGTGGATATCGGTAACCTGCTGGATCTGGTTGAAGCCGGTATTACCCAGCCTATCGAGTCCGCCACCCTGGACGGCGCCATCCCCGCCAATCTGCGTGGTGCCGACAAACAGTGGTACTCCCTGTCCTTGCGGGATCGTGTGGCTTACGTTGCCAAGGACGTGGATGTGAAAAGCATTCACTACGAAGATTTCGCTGATCCAAAATGGAAAGGCAAAGTCTGCATCCGCTCCGGCCAGCATCCCTACAACACGGCCTTGGTTGCTGCCATGATTGCCCATAATGGTACGGAAGCAACCGAAAAGTGGCTGCGTGGCGTGAAAGACAATCTGGGCCGCAAGGCAGCCGGTGGTGACCGCGACGTAGCCCGTGACATTCTGGGCGGTATTTGTGATGTGGGTATCGCCAACGCCTACTACGTAGGCCGCATGAAGAACGCCGAACCCGGTAGCGATGCTTACAAATGGGGTGAAGCCATCAATGTGGTGCGTCCCACCTTTGCCGACACCAAAGGCGGTGGCACACACGTGAATATCTCCGGTGCTGCGGTCGCCAAGCACTCCCCTAATAAAGACAATGCCGTCAAACTGCTGGAGTACCTGGTTTCCGAGAAAGCCCAGAGCCTGTACGCCAAGGCCAACTACGAATACCCCGTACGCGCCGGTGTTGAGCTGGACCCTGTGGTTGCCAGCTTCGGCCCCATGACGATTGATCCTTTGCCACTGACTGAAATCGCCAAACATCGCAAACAAGCCAGCGAGTTGGTAGATAAAGTTGGCTTCGACAACTAA
- a CDS encoding ferredoxin--NADP reductase has translation MAAFNTEQVLSVHHWNDTLFSFTTTRDAALRFHNGHFVMIGLEVDGKPLMRAYSIASANYEENLEFLSIKVQDGPLTSRLQHLKEGDTILVSRKPVGTLVIDDLRAGRNLFLFGTGTGLAPFMSIIKDPDTYERFEKVVLVHGVRFVSELAYSDFIQNELPQNEYFGEVVREKLLYYPTVTREEFRNTGRITDLIETGKLCEDLGIPQLDPAQDRAMLCGSPAMLADISAMLDKRGFEVSPGVGQPGDYVIERAFVEK, from the coding sequence ATGGCAGCTTTCAATACCGAACAAGTGCTTAGCGTCCACCACTGGAATGACACTCTGTTCTCATTTACCACCACCCGCGACGCCGCCCTGCGTTTTCATAATGGGCACTTTGTAATGATCGGTCTGGAAGTCGATGGCAAGCCGCTGATGCGCGCTTACAGTATTGCCAGCGCCAACTACGAAGAAAATCTGGAGTTTCTCAGTATCAAGGTGCAGGACGGCCCCTTGACCTCGCGCCTGCAGCACCTGAAAGAGGGCGACACCATTCTGGTCAGCCGCAAACCCGTGGGCACCCTGGTTATTGACGACCTGCGCGCGGGCCGCAATCTGTTCCTGTTTGGTACCGGTACCGGACTGGCTCCTTTCATGAGCATCATCAAGGACCCCGACACCTACGAGCGCTTTGAAAAAGTCGTGCTGGTGCACGGCGTGCGTTTCGTCAGCGAGCTGGCCTACTCGGATTTCATCCAGAACGAATTGCCACAGAACGAATACTTTGGTGAAGTAGTACGCGAAAAACTGCTGTATTACCCCACCGTCACCCGCGAAGAATTCCGCAATACCGGCCGCATTACCGACCTGATCGAGACCGGCAAGCTGTGCGAAGATCTGGGCATTCCTCAATTGGACCCCGCTCAGGATCGCGCCATGCTGTGTGGCAGTCCCGCCATGCTGGCCGATATCAGCGCCATGCTCGATAAGCGCGGTTTTGAAGTGTCACCTGGTGTGGGTCAACCCGGTGACTACGTGATTGAACGTGCTTTCGTGGAAAAATAA
- a CDS encoding Rid family detoxifying hydrolase, with protein MTKQVVFTDAAPAAVGPYSQAIIASGGKTVFLSGQIGLEPATGELVSENFEGQVRQAFANLEAVVKEAGANLGDIVKLTLFLTDLSRFASANAIMAELIPQPFPARSTIGVASLPKGAQFEVEAILNF; from the coding sequence ATGACTAAGCAAGTTGTCTTCACCGATGCCGCTCCGGCAGCTGTAGGCCCATACTCTCAGGCCATTATCGCTTCGGGCGGCAAGACAGTATTTCTGTCTGGCCAAATCGGTCTGGAGCCTGCCACAGGCGAACTGGTATCTGAAAATTTTGAAGGTCAGGTACGTCAGGCATTTGCCAACCTGGAAGCTGTGGTCAAAGAAGCTGGTGCCAATCTTGGCGACATCGTCAAACTGACCTTGTTTTTGACAGATCTGTCCCGTTTTGCCAGCGCCAATGCCATCATGGCCGAACTGATTCCCCAGCCTTTCCCCGCACGCTCCACCATCGGTGTGGCCAGCTTGCCTAAAGGCGCTCAGTTCGAGGTCGAGGCTATCCTCAATTTCTAA
- the recG gene encoding ATP-dependent DNA helicase RecG, producing the protein MTAGRPAPQAKRAAPRKALSLDQKFEKLGLREPADFVVHLPLRYEDETQVEPIAHLYPGKMAQIEGRILSTDVQARPRAQLHARIADESGELALRWLHFYPSQLKQLQGDLPLRVRGEVRQGFHGLEMVHPKVTKAGQPLARALTPVYPTTDGLSQVQLRKAIADALNNADLRDTLPEEVRTEYGLMPFNEAIRLLHYPPPELSYDDLFEHGHPAWSRIKFDELLAQQLSLAQARAARQAQRAKPMREGNSDLAKALLASLPFKLTAAQKRCVKEISADMKRSYPMHRLLQGDVGSGKTIVSAIAAVQAIASGFQVALMAPTEILAEQHYLKMRAWLEPLGVELAWLSGSLGVKAKRLAYEAISSGQARLAIGTQALIQDNVQFQQLGLVILDEQHRFGVGQRLELNRKGDAQDKKGQAYLPHQLNMSATPIPRTLAMAFFADLDVSAIDELPPGRSPIITKLAADNRRDEIMARVRAEVAQGRQAYWVCPLVEESEALQLQTAVDTHAALEQALAPLRVGLIHGRLSSTEKAEVMEAFRSGNLDVLVATTVIEVGVDVPNASLMIIEHAERFGLAQLHQLRGRVGRGQIQSVCVLLYQAPLSAIARLRLRAMYETTDGFEIARRDLEQRGPGEFMGMRQSGQAGLRFASLESDEDLIEQAQTLASTFRRDYPDHAYHHLQRWMKGREELLRS; encoded by the coding sequence ATGACCGCAGGTCGGCCTGCGCCTCAGGCCAAACGGGCTGCGCCACGCAAAGCGCTCAGTCTGGACCAGAAGTTTGAAAAGCTTGGCCTACGAGAGCCTGCCGACTTCGTGGTCCATCTTCCTTTGCGCTACGAGGACGAGACTCAGGTTGAGCCCATTGCCCATCTTTACCCTGGCAAGATGGCGCAAATTGAAGGACGCATTCTTAGTACAGACGTCCAGGCTCGTCCCCGTGCGCAACTGCATGCACGTATTGCCGATGAAAGTGGCGAGCTGGCTTTGCGCTGGCTGCACTTTTATCCCAGCCAGCTCAAGCAACTGCAAGGGGATTTGCCGCTGCGAGTACGCGGCGAAGTGCGTCAGGGCTTTCATGGCCTGGAAATGGTGCATCCCAAGGTCACCAAAGCCGGCCAGCCCCTGGCCCGCGCCTTGACCCCTGTGTATCCCACTACCGATGGCTTGAGCCAGGTACAGCTGCGCAAAGCCATCGCCGATGCGCTCAATAATGCGGATCTGCGCGACACCCTGCCTGAAGAAGTGCGGACCGAATATGGTCTGATGCCTTTTAACGAGGCTATCCGGCTGTTGCATTACCCGCCGCCCGAACTCAGCTATGACGATTTGTTCGAGCATGGTCATCCGGCCTGGAGCCGCATCAAGTTTGATGAATTGCTGGCTCAGCAATTGTCCTTGGCCCAGGCTCGCGCCGCCCGTCAGGCTCAGCGCGCCAAGCCCATGCGTGAAGGCAATAGTGATCTGGCCAAAGCCTTGCTGGCCTCTTTGCCCTTCAAACTAACGGCAGCTCAAAAACGCTGCGTCAAAGAAATCAGCGCGGACATGAAGCGCTCATATCCCATGCATCGGCTCTTGCAGGGGGATGTGGGTAGCGGCAAAACCATTGTGTCGGCCATTGCCGCTGTGCAAGCAATTGCCAGCGGTTTTCAAGTAGCCTTGATGGCACCGACTGAAATTCTGGCCGAGCAGCACTATCTGAAAATGCGTGCCTGGCTGGAGCCTTTAGGCGTCGAGCTGGCCTGGTTAAGCGGCAGTTTGGGCGTCAAAGCCAAACGTCTGGCTTATGAAGCCATCAGCTCCGGACAAGCCAGACTGGCCATCGGCACCCAGGCCCTGATTCAGGACAATGTGCAGTTCCAGCAATTGGGCTTGGTGATTCTGGATGAACAACACCGCTTTGGTGTTGGCCAGCGTCTGGAACTGAACCGCAAAGGGGATGCGCAGGACAAGAAAGGGCAAGCCTACTTGCCGCATCAACTCAATATGAGTGCCACGCCCATCCCACGTACCTTGGCCATGGCCTTTTTCGCCGATCTGGATGTCTCCGCGATTGACGAGCTGCCACCAGGCCGCAGTCCCATCATTACCAAGCTGGCCGCGGATAATCGCCGTGATGAAATCATGGCACGAGTCCGGGCCGAAGTCGCCCAAGGCAGACAAGCCTATTGGGTCTGCCCCTTGGTTGAAGAAAGCGAAGCACTGCAATTGCAAACCGCCGTGGATACCCATGCCGCTCTGGAGCAAGCCTTGGCCCCTTTGCGGGTTGGCCTGATTCATGGCCGCCTGTCCTCCACGGAAAAGGCGGAGGTCATGGAAGCCTTTCGCAGCGGCAATCTGGACGTGCTGGTCGCAACCACCGTAATTGAAGTCGGTGTAGACGTGCCCAATGCTTCTTTAATGATTATTGAACACGCCGAGCGCTTCGGCCTGGCCCAGCTGCACCAGTTGCGCGGCCGGGTAGGGCGGGGGCAGATTCAGTCCGTCTGCGTCTTGCTGTATCAGGCACCGCTGTCAGCTATTGCCCGCCTGCGCTTGCGCGCCATGTATGAAACCACTGATGGCTTTGAGATTGCCCGCCGCGACCTGGAGCAACGCGGCCCGGGCGAGTTCATGGGCATGCGCCAATCGGGGCAGGCAGGCTTGCGTTTTGCCAGCCTGGAGTCCGATGAAGATTTGATCGAGCAGGCCCAAACATTGGCCAGCACCTTTCGCCGTGATTATCCAGACCACGCTTACCACCATTTACAGCGCTGGATGAAGGGCCGGGAAGAATTACTCCGTAGTTAA